From Lonchura striata isolate bLonStr1 chromosome 31, bLonStr1.mat, whole genome shotgun sequence, one genomic window encodes:
- the LOC144247684 gene encoding uncharacterized protein LOC144247684, whose product MSDNFNDKELEAVNNCGEHCCSHLRPLIKTEYNYLSDDDLDPHITTKHIPYTATELAKLKKEYGRLPYESETEYVFRVSLTGGDQIKLTEQEASGYWGHGVFLTTGDKRDSWSLTQRAAFWAGGTNPLERGDPIAIISTPDQLLESVHKAACLQMIHEKKLIPGFESPMQLPVKPELMTPLIRGLPETLKPTAIALQKTIMTLSPTEKLDRFLASSPGSNHKIWTWGEVAEDLINYCRKYGPVKTPEEKPEKSEKTKGIRSIGTPYSKNPEKGKQNPSRQHWWSLGVQKGVPREVMDGLPLDKLQKIITNWCFDKNWRMLSRHSLTFRCSRI is encoded by the exons ATGAGTGATAACTTTAACGATAAGG AACTTGAGGCAGTAAATAATTGTGGGGAACATTGCTGCTCTCACTTAAGAcctttaattaaaacagaataTAACTATCTCAGTGATGATGATCTTGACCCCCACATCACAACCAAACACATACCATACACTGCCACCGAATTGGCTAAGCTTAAAAAAGAATATGGACGCCTTCCATACGAATCAGAAACAGAATATGTTTTCCGGGTGTCCCTCACTGGTGGCGATCAAATTAAACTAACTGAACAAGAAGCCAGTGGGTACTGGGGACATGGTGTCTTCTTAACAACAGGAGATAAACGTGACTCATGGTCCCTGACACAGCGCGCGGCTTTTTGGGCCGGGGGAACGAACCCCTTGGAAAGGGGAGATCCTATAGCTATAATCAGCACCCCCGACCAACTCCTAGAAAGTGTACACAAAGCCGCCTGTTTGCAAATGAttcatgaaaagaaattaattcctggCTTTGAATCCCCAATGCAATTACCTGTGAAGCCTGAACTAATGACTCCTTTAATTCGTGGGCTTCCAGAAACCCTCAAACCTACTGCCATAGCCTTACAGAAAACTATCATGACATTAAGCCCTACAGAAAAACTAGACAGATTTCTTG CCAGTTCACCTGGCAGTAATCATAAAATTTGGACATGGGGTGAAGTTGCAGAGGATTTGATCAATTATTGTAGAAAATATGGACCTGTAAAAACCCCGgaagagaaaccagaaaaatcagagaaaacaaaagggatTCGGTCTATTGGGACTCCTTACagtaaaaatccagaaaagggaaaacagaaccCTAGCCGCCAGCATTGGTGGTCACTGGGAGTCCAAAAgggggtccccagagaagtgatgGATGGTCTGCCCCTtgataaattacagaaaataataactaattG gtgctttgacAAGAACTGGAGGATGCTGTCACGGCACTCGCTCacgttcaggtgctccaggatctga